A region of the Candidatus Methylomirabilota bacterium genome:
ACACTGCCGCGAAGCCGAACATCCGGCGCCTGCGCAAAGCGGTGGACCAGCACCCCGAGCTCTGGACCTTTGCCCGGGACGCCGCCGTCGTCGATCTCGTTGCCGACCTGCTCGGGCCCGATCTCCGCTTCCACAGCTCCAAGCTCAACTTCAAGTGGTCGGCCGGTGGCGACGCCGTGCGCTGGCACCAGGACATCCAGGGGTGGCCGCACACCCACTGCGGCGTGCTGACCTTCGGTGTCTACCTCGAGGACACCGGGCCCGCGCAGGGACCGCTCACCCTGCTGCCCGGTACGCAGCGCGGCCCCCTCTTCGACCAGTTCGACGAGCGCGGGGTCTGGACGGGCGCCCTCAGCCCGGGCGACGTCGCGGGCCTGCCGGTGGACCGCGCGGTCGAGGCGTGCGGGCCGGCGGGCACGGTGGTGCTGATCGACTGCCGCGTGGTGCACGGCTCGGCCGCCAATCACTCGCCGCGCATGCGGCCGCTGCTCCTCAACGTCTACGCCGCCGCCGACGCGCTGCCCCTCACGCCTGCGCCCGCGCCGACCACGCATACCGGCGAGCTCGTGCGGGGCGAGGAGCCGGCCTACGTGCACATGGAGCCCTATCCCGCGAAGCTTCCGCCGCGCTGGGACCGCGTGGGCTATCGCTCGATCTTCGCCGCGCAGAGTGCAGCCGCGCGCGCGGCCTACGCCGACTAACCGAGCCGCGAGGGAGACCGCGCGTGAGGAACCTCGTCGAAGGCATCCACCGATTCCAGGCCGGCGTGTTCGGCCCTCAGCGCGACCTCTTCCGGCGGCTGGTGGATAAGCAGGCGCCGGACTCCCTGTTCATCACCTGCTCGGACTCGCGCATCGTGCCGAATCTCATCACGCAGACCCAGCCGGGCGAGCTCTTCATCCTGCGCAATGCCGGCAACATCATCCCGCCCTGGGGCGTGCCGTCTGGAGAGTCGGCCGCCATCGAGTACGGGGTGGAGGCCCTCGGCATCTCCGACATCATCGTCTGCGGCCATACCCATTGCGGCGCGATGAAGGCGGTGATTGATCCCTCCGAGGTGAAAGACATGCCCGCCGTCGCCACCTGGCTTACTCACTGTGACGGCACGCGTCGCATCCTTCGCGCCGCCTATCCGGACGTCATCGGCGACGAGCTGGTCGAGACGGCGGTGGAGGAGAACGTGCTGGTGCAGATCGAGCATCTCCGCACGCACCCGAGCGTGATGGCGGCGCTCGCGTGTGGCCGGCTCACGCTGCACGCGTGGATCTACGACATCGCCGAGGGCAGCGTGCACGCCTTCGATCCCGACCGCGGTCAGTACGTGCCGATCGCGGAGGCGGGGCAGGGCGCCAAGCACGAGCCCGTGCTCGGACGCCGCCGCCAAATCTAACGAGAGACCTCAGCGAGGAGAGAGCATGCCGGACTACATCCCGAGCCCCCGACAGTGGGTGCGCGAACAGGTCGAGCTCTACGAAGGAAGCGGCGGCACCGCCGGCACCACCCTCCGCGACACCGGGCTGCCGGTCATCATCGTGACGCACACCGGGAACAAGACGGGCGCGATCCGCAAGACGCCGCTCATGCGCGTCAAGGACGGCGCCAACTACATCCTCGTCGGCTCGGTGGGCGGCGCCCCTAACAATCCGGTGTGGGTCTACAACCTGCGCGCCAACCCCGTCGTGGAGATCCGTGACCTCACGGTGGTCCAGCCGATGCGCGTCCGCGAGGCGCACGACGACGCGGAGCGGGCGCGGCTCTGGGACCTCGCCGTCGCCGCCTTTCCGCCCTACGCGGACTATCAGGCGCGCACCGCCCGCAAGATTCCCCTGTTCGTGGCGTCGCCGGCGCGCTGAGCGCCGCCGACGCACGTCCGGGCTTCGGGCCGCCGCGCTACTTCTGGACTTCCAGCTTGACCTTGGCCTGCCTGCCTTTGAAGCCGAGCTCTTCGGCCGCGCGCGGGGTGAGGTCGATCACCGCCTTGCTCGAGGCGCCCATGCGGTCGTTGACGGTGACCACCACGCTCTTGTTGTTCTCGACGTTGGTCACCTTGACCTTGGTGCCCATCGGGAGCTTCTTGTGCGCCGCCGTCAGCTTGGCCTTGTCGTACATCTCGCCGCTGGCCGTCTTCTTGCCCTCGAATTTGTCGCTGTAGTGGTGGGCGATGCCTTCCTCGGTCTGGGCGACGGCTACTTCCAGTCCCGACACCATCGCCAGCGTCACCAGAATCGCCACGATCCCGCGGGCCTTCGTCCTGAGCAGCGTGTTCATGGAG
Encoded here:
- a CDS encoding phytanoyl-CoA dioxygenase family protein — its product is TAAKPNIRRLRKAVDQHPELWTFARDAAVVDLVADLLGPDLRFHSSKLNFKWSAGGDAVRWHQDIQGWPHTHCGVLTFGVYLEDTGPAQGPLTLLPGTQRGPLFDQFDERGVWTGALSPGDVAGLPVDRAVEACGPAGTVVLIDCRVVHGSAANHSPRMRPLLLNVYAAADALPLTPAPAPTTHTGELVRGEEPAYVHMEPYPAKLPPRWDRVGYRSIFAAQSAAARAAYAD
- a CDS encoding carbonic anhydrase; the protein is MRNLVEGIHRFQAGVFGPQRDLFRRLVDKQAPDSLFITCSDSRIVPNLITQTQPGELFILRNAGNIIPPWGVPSGESAAIEYGVEALGISDIIVCGHTHCGAMKAVIDPSEVKDMPAVATWLTHCDGTRRILRAAYPDVIGDELVETAVEENVLVQIEHLRTHPSVMAALACGRLTLHAWIYDIAEGSVHAFDPDRGQYVPIAEAGQGAKHEPVLGRRRQI
- a CDS encoding nitroreductase family deazaflavin-dependent oxidoreductase, which produces MPDYIPSPRQWVREQVELYEGSGGTAGTTLRDTGLPVIIVTHTGNKTGAIRKTPLMRVKDGANYILVGSVGGAPNNPVWVYNLRANPVVEIRDLTVVQPMRVREAHDDAERARLWDLAVAAFPPYADYQARTARKIPLFVASPAR
- a CDS encoding septal ring lytic transglycosylase RlpA family protein, yielding MNTLLRTKARGIVAILVTLAMVSGLEVAVAQTEEGIAHHYSDKFEGKKTASGEMYDKAKLTAAHKKLPMGTKVKVTNVENNKSVVVTVNDRMGASSKAVIDLTPRAAEELGFKGRQAKVKLEVQK